In one window of Leifsonia sp. NPDC080035 DNA:
- a CDS encoding MarR family transcriptional regulator translates to MPTARTRPDPRKLTAEEEELFHAFYLMRRGFDRTLDAQLQRDDGISISELEVLMALVRSPGRRLRVRDLVELTGWEKSRISHQVTRMEARGLVERQDCAEDRRATWIALTGDGRRVVVRALPGHTKTIRRILYDALTAEQQDELLAIAQRMTDAMDEEAGGSRDAAAGA, encoded by the coding sequence ATGCCCACCGCGCGCACACGGCCCGATCCGCGCAAGCTGACGGCCGAGGAGGAGGAGCTCTTCCACGCGTTCTACCTGATGCGCAGGGGATTCGACCGGACGCTCGATGCGCAGCTGCAGCGCGATGACGGCATCTCGATCTCGGAGCTCGAGGTGCTGATGGCGCTGGTCCGATCGCCGGGACGCCGCCTGCGGGTGCGCGACCTGGTCGAGCTGACGGGCTGGGAGAAGAGCCGGATCTCGCACCAGGTGACGAGGATGGAGGCGCGCGGCCTCGTCGAGCGCCAGGACTGCGCCGAGGACAGGCGGGCCACCTGGATCGCGCTCACCGGCGATGGCCGTCGCGTGGTGGTTCGCGCGCTGCCCGGGCACACCAAGACCATCCGCCGCATCCTGTACGACGCCCTGACGGCCGAGCAGCAGGACGAGCTGCTCGCCATCGCGCAGCGGATGACGGACGCGATGGACGAGGAGGCCGGAGGATCCCGCGACGCGGCCGCCGGCGCGTGA